The Microcebus murinus isolate Inina chromosome 23, M.murinus_Inina_mat1.0, whole genome shotgun sequence genome includes the window AAGCACCTCTTCAGACTATAGCTTTTTTCAAAAGCTAGTGAAGGACAACCTGGGAGAGGACAGCAAAAATCTATTAATGGTAGACTGCCACCTGCCGGTAAACTAAGAGAATTATAATTTCTGGGAAAAGGCTTTAAAACTAGAACTTGGAAACTAATCTGTATTAAATTCAGTATTTCATTACACGAGACTGAAAGTATGCATCTGTTGATGAATATAGTGTGGTTTTACTGCACATATATTAAAGCTCTCAGGATGCCAACATGTTATGGATATTAAAGTAACATGACTGAGcttgagaataaagaaaaataatctgctAGAATGCCAAAGTATAAACTTACAGATAGTTTTCAGTAAGAAAGTAgcaataaaaataggaaataaggaGCTGGTTATAAACACTAAACAATGACCCCATAAACATTTGGTTTTGTGCAGTTACACTCAACTTCACTTTAGGATATTACAGGCTTCACTCAAAAGAACTCCCAGATTTAATTTTGTTCCTAAAAGCTCTAAATTCATTATAATTAACAAACATATTCATGTACACTGGTacctaaaatgttatttcttgtcAAATTAGAAAGTGAAAGAGGGgatctataaaaaaaatcagataactaTAACAAAGTGATTTCactataaaattttttgttatcCCATTAACTAAATCTTACTAACAGGGTTTCAAAACACAGCATTACATTAcctatttgaaaaaaacaaaaaatgtaagtGTGCTCCTattgtctctaagaaaaaataaaatcaaacaatcccaattatagggaagaaggaggaaaaaaaagaaaacccggTTAGTTGTTTTCAAGAAAGTTTTAGGATATTTGTTTTGTAGGTTAAAAATTTTTGCTAGTCTCCAATACTGAAATAATTCTTAACAATGAAGATTGTAACTAAAAACAATATAGCTCTTTTAATCCTAATTATAATCATTTCCTATTATGCAGAGAAACAAGGTTAGCATCAATACACTGGTTAGCTAGTAAGCATTAAGTACAATATTGAACAACATTGAAGCAGATCGTGTCAACACAATCAGCTTGAACTCCTTTGAAGGCCAGTGGGGTGACTTTGGCCATCCAAAGAATCTAAGGCTAGGCAAAAGGTGAACAAACTCTGGATTCAAATACAGTCCCATCTTGCACTGATGACAGAGACAAACTATCTCAAATCCAATTCATAGGCTTAAGCTACCTATAATTTGTCAGCAAAGGACCTAACACCTGCAGATatgaatctttcatttttaaaaaataaagacaatagagTAAGGGCAAGAGAAACCTGTTGTGTCAAATATTTGGCTGAACAcactaatttaaaataagtacaacatgctttctaaattttctcaaatacagaaaacttaaaaatttgttctaAAATGCCAGGTTCGCTCATCACTAAAatcatattacatttaaaaaaaaaaacattttatccatttttggCCTTAAGAATGTTACCCTTTTAGTCAGCTACTTCTTAcatcttaataaaaattatccatcTAAAGAGGGTCAGGGTAAAGGTAAGGGTCCTTCTAAACACTAAGAAGTTAAGCCatttctaagaaatcattgccagtTCTATGTGAAGTATTATGTTAACCCATTTAATAACAGCAATTAATACACACacaacatatacatacacatatatacatatggatTATTTAATGGTTTTAGCCCCACGTTTTCTTTTTTGAAGGGTTACACAGATAACCAAATCCAATGCATATGTAAACTGCTAGTGAAAAATACAACTTCTATAAAGAAATGAGCGCTGCTCAACCAGTTTTTCAAGTGAAACATTTTAGGAGATTGCTCTAACCTGGGGCACAGTACATTCTCTCTATGGCATCGCTGTCACAGGAATCTTCAACCTCACTCCACCTGCTAAAATACGTTAGCTGAATGTGTCCTAAAAACAAAACGACAggagaaatcaaaacatttttctcttccattttctgcAGAAGTGAACTGTAATTACTCCTTTTGTAGCTAAAAACAGTATCATTAAGAATAATGGCATCATTAAGTACTAGAAGCTATTACTGGGGGTGAATTTGCTGCACTGATAATGAAGCTACAGACAGGAAATGAAGATACTAATTACAAGATAAAACGCCTACTCAGTTAATTGGAAGCAACAgcgaataaaaagaaatgcatttgcaAAAGTTCCTGACCTCTATCATTCAATAAGATGTTGTTTGGGTTCAAATCGCGGCACACAATTCCCTCTCTATGTAAAGCATCAAGGGCTACCACCATTTCAGCTGCCCATCTTTGAATGCAGCCCTCTGGGATGTAAAACCTGGAGTTTAGTGCTAATTTTTTATCAAGGTCCTCAAAAATCTGATGTATTTCCTTGTCTCCTTCTAGTGCTAACCTACTTTCTCCCTTAGACTCAGAGTCTCTCTGGAATAAAGAAGTCGGTTCCTCTTTAGCTAAATCATCAGTTTGATCTGTAAACAGCAATActtcttctgtttttaaagtGTCTGTGTTTGCAATATATTCATTAGCACCTGAGAGTGGACTAGAAATATGCAATAAGCTTTCTTCGGTGTTATCTGTAGTTACTGCCGAATCAACCACTCCAAGTCCTTGAAACTTAGGATCTGAGCTGTGTAACAAAGACATATCTCCTGAACTACTATGATCAAGAGCCGCTACAAATAAGGTTCCAAGATCCTCCTGTGCATAGTGTTTCTCTGTTATACTATGAGATCTGGGCCTAGAGGGATCACTCAATTCCTCTGTGCCTTTCTCTTCATGTGCTTGGCACTGTTCAGTACTAAGACTGAGGCATAAAACATCAGGGGCTTCCAATAGTTTACTTTCTATTATGCCTGTATTAGTCTGTGTAAACTTAGTAGGTCCTATTCCTGCAGCTTCTTTTGTTGGCTCCAATTCACCAGGTAAATTTACAAGAAGATCAGGTCTTCCTTCATCAGTACCACTGACATCATCAAAAGCAGCATCTTTAAATGAAATAACTGGCACTGAGTCATCTGAGCCCCTGCTAATGGTGTCCTGAGCTTTAAACTGTACCAGGCTTTCACTAGTATTAAAACTCTTGGAATTGCTGTCTCCATCTGGAAGAGTAAAGAATggttttaaaggttctgattttAAACTATACAATTTTTCTCCAAAATCAAGTCCCAAGAGTTCACTTGTGCTATCCTTACTGTCTATCCTAAAAAATTCCATGGGGCTATTTTTGGATCTACTGAGGGAATCTGAAGTTCTTGGAGAACTAACTGCTTCTGGGTCATCATCTCTAGGGAAGAACTTCAGCTCATGAGCTCTTGGCTGAGTGCTGGTGCTGTCACTGTCAGCAACAAGGTATGCTGGGAAGCTTTTAATAGCTGTGGTATCAACACCGTTCCCTTCAGTCTTCATGAAGGGCTCCTCGTTCAAAGACCCTGGCTCAATCTTTTCTTGCCCATATTCATTACATAATGTTAAATAACTAGTAGTGCATTCTTCTTCTGAACTTGAACCAGAATCTGGCCACTTTGGAGAGCTATCTTGGCCATCATCTTCCTGGT containing:
- the RPS6KC1 gene encoding ribosomal protein S6 kinase delta-1 isoform X6, translated to MASNQNSPIRTFGLTLSSDSSALGAVASESEQNKTEEERESRSLFPGSLKSKLGKRDYLEKAGELIKLALKKEEEDDYEAASDFYRKGVDLLLEGVQGESSPTRREAVKRRTAEYLMRAESISSLYGKPQLDDVSQPPGSLSSRPPWNLRSPAEELKAFRVLGVIDKVLLVMDTRTEQTFILKGLRKSSEYSRNRKTIIPRCVPNMVCLHKYIISEESVFLVLQHAEGGKLWSYISKFLSRSPEESFEIKEMKKSTLTKVHLQQPTSSPQDSSSFESRGSDGASMLQVLPLKTSLTPSSQDDSNQEDDGQDSSPKWPDSGSSSEEECTTSYLTLCNEYGQEKIEPGSLNEEPFMKTEGNGVDTTAIKSFPAYLVADSDSTSTQPRAHELKFFPRDDDPEAVSSPRTSDSLSRSKNSPMEFFRIDSKDSTSELLGLDFGEKLYSLKSEPLKPFFTLPDGDSNSKSFNTSESLVQFKAQDTISRGSDDSVPVISFKDAAFDDVSGTDEGRPDLLVNLPGELEPTKEAAGIGPTKFTQTNTGIIESKLLEAPDVLCLSLSTEQCQAHEEKGTEELSDPSRPRSHSITEKHYAQEDLGTLFVAALDHSSSGDMSLLHSSDPKFQGLGVVDSAVTTDNTEESLLHISSPLSGANEYIANTDTLKTEEVLLFTDQTDDLAKEEPTSLFQRDSESKGESRLALEGDKEIHQIFEDLDKKLALNSRFYIPEGCIQRWAAEMVVALDALHREGIVCRDLNPNNILLNDRGHIQLTYFSRWSEVEDSCDSDAIERMYCAPEVGAITEETEACDWWSLGAVLFELLTGKTLVECHPAGINTHTTLNMPECVSEEARSLIQQLLQFNPLERLGAGVAGVEDIKSHPFFTPVDWAELMR
- the RPS6KC1 gene encoding ribosomal protein S6 kinase delta-1 isoform X5, coding for MPGYSLPFYRVDICTDEAKALVAKTAVPGQESRQWHQTVTAFILHIYVAFSSYFPGFSSDSDLISLTVDVDSLAELDDGMASNQNSPIRTFGLTLSSDSSALGAVASESEQNKTEEERESRSLFPGSLKSKLGKRDYLEKAGELIKLALKKEEEDDYEAASDFYRKGVDLLLEGVQGESSPTRREAVKRRTAEYLMRAESISSLYGKPQLDDVSQPPGSLSSRPPWNLRSPAEELKAFRVLGVIDKVLLVMDTRTEQTFILKGLRKSSEYSRNRKTIIPRCVPNMVCLHKYIISEESVFLVLQHAEGGKLWSYISKFLSRSPEESFEIKEMKKSTLTKVHLQQPTSSPQDSSSFESRGSDGASMLQVLPLKTSLTPSSQDDSNQEDDGQDSSPKWPDSGSSSEEECTTSYLTLCNEYGQEKIEPGSLNEEPFMKTEGNGVDTTAIKSFPAYLVADSDSTSTQPRAHELKFFPRDDDPEAVSSPRTSDSLSRSKNSPMEFFRIDSKDSTSELLGLDFGEKLYSLKSEPLKPFFTLPDGDSNSKSFNTSESLVQFKAQDTISRGSDDSVPVISFKDAAFDDVSGTDEGRPDLLVNLPGELEPTKEAAGIGPTKFTQTNTGIIESKLLEAPDVLCLSLSTEQCQAHEEKGTEELSDPSRPRSHSITEKHYAQEDLGTLFVAALDHSSSGDMSLLHSSDPKFQGLGVVDSAVTTDNTEESLLHISSPLSGANEYIANTDTLKTEEVLLFTDQTDDLAKEEPTSLFQRDSESKGESRLALEGDKEIHQIFEDLDKKLALNSRFYIPEGCIQRWAAEMVVALDALHREGIVCRDLNPNNILLNDRGHIQLTYFSRWSEVEDSCDSDAIERMYCAPEVGAITEETEACDWWSLGAVLFELLTGKTLVECHPAGINTHTTLNMPECVSEEARSLIQQLLQFNPLERLGAGVAGVEDIKSHPFFTPVDWAELMR